Within the Arachis duranensis cultivar V14167 chromosome 10, aradu.V14167.gnm2.J7QH, whole genome shotgun sequence genome, the region CTTACAGGTTTTAGGTCTTCAAATGCATAAAGCCCCTTCCTTTGCTCAGCTACACCAATCATCTTCGAGGAAAGGCAGTCCTGGTTCTTGCAACATTTTTCATCAAAGACTAATTCACATTTGAACAAGTTAGTTGTTTTGGAAACTGATATGAGATTAAACTTGAAACTTGGAATGTATAAGACCTTTGTGAGAAAAAAGTTTTGGAGAAAATTATAGTCTCAACTGTTGAAGTAACGGTATTGGTTCCATCTGGCATCCTAACAAGTATGGGTTCTATTTTATGTAATGAGTGAAATGACTCTAAACAGTATGCTACATGATCGCTTGCTCTTGAGTCAATTACCCAGGAGCTAGGTTTAAAGGTTGAAACAGACATGGTATGAGCAATACCTTGATGAGAGGGTAATGTGACAATTTGGTTTATGGCATGTTGAGGCTTGTGTGTATCCAAAGGCGGTTGTTTCAAGAGAGCTAGCAAGGCATGCTTCTGTTCCCTTGTGAATTCCAGTTCTATACCACTATCCTCTACTAGCTGGTCATCACCGATTCTTGCAAAATTCTTGTCATCAATGATAGCATTGTTGATTGCACTGCTTTCTTGTTTGAGGTGAGGAGATAAACCATGCTATTTGTAGCATGTGTCGATTAGATGGCCAGTTTTTCCACAATAGGTACAGACTTTTGTTTGTCCTCTTCCTCTGCCAGCAGTTCTTCCTCCCCTGCCTCGGCTCCTTCCTCCTTGTGTTGAGGGTTGATATGGAGTAGCGTTGTTCatcaagattttgttttcagtgAGGGGTTCGCCACATTGGAACTGTCTTTCTTGTTGTAAAAGCAGTAAAAAAGCTTGTTCAATGCTTGGTAAAGATTGCATCAGCATTATTTGTGACCTCACTGTCGCATATTGTTCGTTCAAGCCTCTGAGAAAGTGAACGATATAGGTCTCATCTCTGTATCCTCTCATAACAGTTCCACACGTACAATTCCTGTTCTTGCAATGTATGCAGTCAGGTAGGGGCCTAAAGTTCTCCAGCTCTTCCCAAATACTTTTCAGCCTAGTGAAGTAGTCGGTCATGTTTAGATCACCTTGCCTCAGAGTGAACATTTCTTTTTCCAATCCGGCTACCTTGAATACATCGCCCTGAAAATATCTGTGTTTCAAATCTTTCCATAGATCCGAAGCGACATTGTGCCACATCACGCTTTGTGCTATGTCGGGACTAAGTGAGAGGGTGATCCAGGAGATGACGTAGTCATTGCATCGTTCCCACACTTCAAACAAAGGATCTGTTGATTCTGGTTTACTGATGCTTCCATTCACAAGCGGTTCGAGCTATGAGCAACAAGGGATGAACACTGAACATTCAAGAACAAGGGAAGAGAGCTTCTGAACTATAAATTCTTGATGTGAATTGCAAAGAGTGAAAACTTGATTAGTGAATCTCTATTGTAAATGTTACAGGTTCAGCTATATATAGAGTGAATGTCACTAACTAACTATCCTACTTGGCATAAATACAACAACAAGCAGTTACTTAACAGGAAGAAATAACTGCTTAATTAATTCTATATAGAAGAGTGATTCTATATAGAGGAGTGTAAAGTGTGAGTAGAAGAGGGTGAGATCTGAAGGCATAGAGTTGGTTCACACAACCAACTAAGTTGATTTTTTAGGATCAATTTAAGTTTTTACTCTTTGGTTACTTATTTGTTTTTTATGGACAAGACCACTTTTAAACTGggtaatttacttttttaaacaagaaaaaaataactaacTATATGATCGGATTCAACATTATTCAATTATATGTCTTGTTTTATATACACAAAAATTGCAGCAAGTATaagctttttttaaaaaaattccatGTTATTACTTCAATTtatgaagaatttaaaaaacaGAAAGTCTTGAgagttataaatttttaataattttagccAATATTTGGTCCGAACAAATAAGAAATTactttcaataaataaattttattaatttatatgtgtaatttttaataaatatagatgTAAGTTGTATTAATTCatgtatataaattttagtaGATATAtgtacaaattatatattttatatacacaAATTTTTATGAATGTGTGTGCAAATTATTGATAGCcaaaattttgaccaagcatATAGCATTCTTGTTTAAAAAATAGGTAAAACAAATAGCATGCCTTTGATTTATTGGTTAATTAGAAAAAGCTTGTAGcaatctataattctatatagAACATATAGTTAAAGGATAATGTTAGAAGATTaggagaatatatattttttaataattaattaataatatttaaaaatatattattaaaatattggaCTAATATCTGTAAATGTggttaatataaaattaattttttcatagaGGAATACTGTTGAATGAAGACAGAGATaaatgagtttttttttaatttaaaaagtgaATTACCCTTTTTTGATGTGAAACAAAAAGTAGAAAACTATTATAAATCACATGCTTCAATTAAGGATAGTGATTCTATACAGAAGGTGATAGTAAATAGTTAAAATACTAAACCTAGAGATCACTATTCTATCCTAATGAACATTCGGAAGATCCTAAACTGCAAATATAATATCAAACCCTACCTCTATactaaaaacttaataaatctGCATTAAGTTGCTAAGAGATAGAATGCCTCTGGTGTCTCAAAGCAGATGACATAGTTGGGCTATTATTCTCTAAACTCCCTGAAGTCTCAGAGCTCCTATTATTCTCTTGCTGTCCTTTTCCCACAATCCATAACTTATCAATGATTCTCCTTGACCCAGACCGCAGCAACTGCATGCCGCTTCGGCTgtttttgctgttcttcttaCTCAGCTTGCCTTCCTCTTTCATCATCGGCACCTTGAGGGACTGGCATCTATTAATCCCTCTCTTCTCACCTCCTCCAACCCGCAAAGGATCATGTATTGCTTGAATTCTGGCTGTGGCTCTAACCTGCTCAAAAAACAGAACCTGCACTATCACTCGAAGAGGAAGCCGGTCATTCTGCGCAGCATGCATTGAAGCATTCGCCGTCAGTTTCTTCACATCCATGAGTCTACATAGCTTCTTCCTTTCTGCTTTTGTCAAATCCGGATGCTTCTGAAGACAACAAGGTTCAACAAGTTAGAAACTAAACTACTTAAGATAATACAGCAGCACCAATAGTATAGTTTTATAAAATAAGCCTACCTTCAAATAAATGTCAATAGCTCTGTATAGACCATCGTGACTTGACCTAGCACAATCAGGAACTGATTGCGACAGATTGACGAAACTAGAGAGACCGAGATTAGGCTCATGGGCAATTTCTCCGAGGTAACCGTCGACCAACTTTCCAATGTTCAATATGGATTTATCACTCGAAATATAAAGATCTTTTCCATTATCTTTCTCCTCAATAACCTCCATATTGCATCTTCCCTGTTCGTGAATCAAGTATTGATTCAAAAGGCCTTGTACCAAATCAACATCATAAGTTGTTATCTGAGGAGACTTTGCTGGAATCAGCAAATCCTTGACACAAGCTTCATGCAATTTCGAGCTAATTTTCTTCATCAGTTCTTCTCTTGCTGACTCATTTGCTCCAACTAATATGGCAAATTTCAGAAGCTTCAGTAAAAAACTACAAGAGCAACCAATGCCATTATCACATGGCAATAAACAGATAACTGTTTCTACCAGAGACTTGTTTCTTGATGCATGCTCTTCCCAAGTCAATGCATCAATGGAATCAGGTAACCATCTCATTGCATACACTTTTAGTGCCTCTGCAATCACAATGCTATCGGTTCTTCCATTTGATTTCACACAAATCATTACTCTTTTGTAAAGATCAATGTCCAGTTCACATATATCTTCAACCCACCAATCCTTAGGAACAGATTCAATGTGATCTAGAAACATCATCTTGTGCTCAACAAGTTTTTTTCTCTCTGTTAATTTCCTATTATAAGTGTAAGACCAGAACACGCTCGCCGGATCAACAGCAATTTTAGAAGTTATGGAACCTATGCATCTCTCAATGATCTCCAGATCCTCAGACCATGGCAGAAAAGAATTACAAGTTTGGAGGACTATTATAGAATCCTTCCAGCAACAGAAGATTCCTGAGTTAAGGAACActtcaattttaaaaactaagtTCCCCAGATCAATATCCTCAGTCATCTCAAGATATTCGGCCGCACAGCGAGCAGCTACAACATTGTAAGCATTAAGAGTAACCGTCATTTCATAACAGAATTTTGCACATATTTCAAAGGCCTTAGGTCCTCCTGGGAAATCATCTAAGTAAATATCATCAGAATCCTCTTCACTAGCTTTCGACATCAACTTCTGTAATCGCTTGCTCTTCGACAATAGAGGAAACTGCACCTCATAAAATAAAGTTATCAAGCAATTGATTTGTGGATATAACAGGGCGAGAGTTAAGAACATAAGATGCCTAAAGAAAATATGTTACCTTATGAAGGTAAAACTTAACTTCACCGACATTAATGGTAACATCAGTGGCCAATTCAGATGATACATATctgcatgagaaattgaaatCAGCATGCGAAACTACAAAGGTATGTTGTTAAATCAACCATTAGCAGGGGTAATGTTAATTTGTGATAAATTGATCTTAAATAATTATGCCACAAAGTCAATCATCTTCAGCCAATAATTTCTTAGGAAAAAGATACACTGTTCAGTATGTTATTACACATTATTTTCATCATGGCAGAACTCAGATAACTCCAAGGGCCCCAAAACCTGAAAACATGtctgaagaaaaaagaaaaagaatctcTATGGACATGTTAATGTTACTGGCAGAGAAATGTCTGAAACCCTCACccttaaaactttattttttctaattgtcATATGAATGAAGTAATTTATTTAACAAAACCATTAAAATTAGTGCATAATAACAAGTTGGATGCAGTTCCAAATTAGTACCAACTTTAACAAACTTGTCTCTTATCTGCACACATACCTCATGCGTGACAGATGACATTTCACTGTCGATAATGCTTTAGAACAGGCTGAAAAAGCCAATAAGCTNNNNNNNNNNNNNNNNNNNNNNNNNNNNNNNNNNNNNNNNNNNNNNNNNTCCCTTACCTTTATACCCCCATAACATCATAAATCCATATACAATAACTCAACTGTtcaagattaaagaagaaataatgGAATATGTATAGTGTATACTAATATGTGAGATGTTATTTATCTCATCAATGTATTTATACAAATTAACATTAATAACATCATGTTTTAAAAGGTCCTGCTTCCACTATGATTGAACTATTGAAGAAGGAAATGAAGGGTATTCATTATTcaatcttatttaaaaaaaataaaaaaaaaaagaatccaGNNNNNNNNNNNNNNNNNNNNNNNNNNNNNNNNNNNNNNNNNNNNNNNNNNNNNNNNNNNNNNNNNNNNNNNNNNNNNNNNNNNNNNNNNNNNNNNNNNNNNNNNNNNNNNNNNNNNNNNNNNNNNNNNNNNNNNNNNNNATATTAACATTAGTTAAGTAACTAGAGTGAATATAAAGGGTATGAACTTTTTGAaagcattattaaaaaatcaatgtATAAGAATCTAAAACTACAGCAGCAACTGTTGTTGAATAATGCATGCAAATACCAAAAGACTGAACATTTTCAACTAATTAATGGTGGGGATACCGCTGAAGATTGAAGAATGCATGCATGGATGTGGATGACTTATATAATGAAGAaggaaaatcaaaagaaatgaCCTGGTAGAGTGTCCACGAGCTTCAAGGGAATCAGGCTTGGAACCCAACTTCATAAacttcatatttttcttttgaatatgAAAGCAAGCAGGTAAAGAGATAGAAGATCACATAAATATagcatgaaaaagagaaaatcctTGTGTAGTTAACACAAGAGGGTAGCTACATATAGAGTTGGGCAGCAATAACTAACAATGCAGGGAGAGAAGAATGGTACCAAGAATGGGGAGACAAGGAGTATTGTTGCGTGGCGTGTTGGGGTAGCATTGCCAATTTGCCAATTGAATGTGGTTGTTGGTTTGTGGACGAGGAAGGTGGAATGCATTTATGTCATGTTTGAATAATGAATGATGCTATGCTAATGCTGGGAATGGAAtattaagaagaaagaaagaaagaaagaaagaaagaaagaaagaaagagaggtgTGTAGTGTTTGGTGTTTGGTGTAATGTTATGAATGCTGTTTGTGTTGTTGTGCAGAAGAAAATGGGGTCAGGGGTCACAGACTCAGACCATAATGAGTGGATTGAtgcttctctctctctaaccttTGCAGGCCTATACTTTGTAGAGTGAGCGACCACCACACCTACACACGATTCATCATCCTTCAATTTAACtctgcttttgctttttcataaATAGCTCTCCTTACTCTCGACATTATGCCACGTATAGTAGacttttaatttcaattgtTATAGAGGAAAAACTAATGTTAATTACCATGaataaactaattattttagGAAAAACCGAACAAAGAGTGGGTACTATCAATTGCTATTTAGCTCCAATGATGCATGTTAGGGCCAAAAGCCTATTACAAGATTCAGCATTGACGGATAAGTTTAGGTCCACATTAGGGAAATCATTGACCTGTGCTGTGCTATAGCAGCTAATATTAAAtcaacaaattaattttaaattctgctaataattgaatagaaataaacacacacaaaaataaaataaaaataataaaaatatttataatttaaataaaaaaattgaaatgataCAAAATAAAGTATGGTAAAATATGATAAAGTATGATAAGGTTtgaattttattctaattttacttgcaagttgaaaattttttttaaaatttaattctattcTATCCGTGAATTGAGAATCTTTCAACATTAATTTACCTGTACTCTAAAGTTTTCGACCTTATCCAATCCTATTTgtagaaaaatcaaatttttttaagtaaatataaaatttaattattctatattttatacatattttttttgtgactatattttatacataataAAATAGAGTTGTAGcgatagaagaaggaaaaaaaattcaaaatttttgcgTGAAGAGAATTTGAGAAACCACAAAATTAGTTTAAGGTTTCTAAATTCACTTGGTACTTTATNTTAAGTGCatgaataagataaaataaaatatactatgAACCAAAAATCAGTCATATAACTATAAATCGTATCACGGTATCAGGGTTGGATACAATTTTGAACATAAAACCTGGTATATGACTATATATGTATGAgctttttcttttgtatattAAAAGCATAAAACTTTATTATAACCAACGAGTTACTCTCTTTTTTACTACATAAATTATAGTAATATTTCAAGTTttatatttaacttttaaaattaggaCAGAGGccattatttatattaatagtgAGAAGACAAAATTATCGTACATTCGGTTTTAGGACAAACTAGtagtattaatttttaactaaattaaataaataaattatccaaaaaattatatatctggACTAAAATTTAGCAAATATTAATTaaggtttttatttaaataaaaaatgtatgtatctattcaaataaaaattaatagaaatttACAAACTTGTGCCTTCTCctgtatttttttagttttagactGCAAAAATAAAGTATACACGATTTGTGtagaaattaatttatgaaTGAAAGTAAAAATGTTATATTGTAGTATGGCGTGTATTCCACAAATGTGAATCTGCTAAAGTCAGTAACCTGCAAAACGCAGGTTACGTTtgactaaataaaaaatcagaaaGTTAAGTAACATGCAAAACGTATGTTATGTTTTGTGTGAACCCAAAATGAGAAAGTTGTATTAAGCTGCAAAACGCAGTTTTTGATTGGCAGGGAAGGAGATGGAGGGTTCGAAACGTGTTCCTGTCCTCTGCATGCACATAGGACCTGCCTTGTTGACCATCTTAAAACTCCAAAAACGGAGGTTACGTTTGGCAGCTGGCCAGGCCAAAACGCAAGTTGTGTTTAGCAGTCTCTCATGTTGCATGAATGCCACGTGTTGGAGGAGAGTGTTGAGGGGGTCTTTAAAACGCAAAAACGTAAGGAAGAGTTGAAAGTTATTGAAGAGTGTTGTGTGAGGGTTGTGTAGAAAGGAGTTTGAAAGGATTTGTGGAAGCttgagagaggaagaagaatagaaaactTAGGCTCATTTGgttcataaacaaaaaaatagtttatgATTTTAGTAGACCTGAAAATCATATTATTGAATACTTGGATCATCTTTAATAggtaagtaatttttttaaaaaaatttatgatagataaatatatttatttggattttatttatttatgttttagcaaacaattttatttttatttttgttatttattattattactgttattattattattaatattattataattattattactgttattattgttactatttttcctattattattgttattactattgttattgttattattactattattattaggacattattattattgttattattaggtttaattactttatgGTCCTTATAATTttgcgaaattttcaattagatccctatacttttttttcttttaatagagTCCttgcatcaaattttttttttaattgggtccctacatttttttccttttatttaggtccctataccaattcttttttttagttgggtccctaTCAAATTAAGCAAATTACTACTAAgagggacttaattgaaaaataatgtaatacccggtctaatcgaaattaattaaataataagttaagtaggagcgaatatgattggaatatttggcaattggaatttgatgatttaaatataatatttggattcagtgaattttttcgagtcggaagacatagttttctgcgtaaaagcgcgcagtggaattttgaccgacagtaccggctgagacctgtctggtactgcagctgagaaaattgattatgagtaaataagattaagaaatgaggaattatgattaggggaggtagaaatatttaaagtgcgatttggagcgctaatcttaaaggttttggcccaaaattgggccaacggacaaaaataagtgaaccgggcctaagtgggcccaagagccaacatatataaacattagttatgagcatttcagctcattttgcccTAAAGAAGGTGTGTGGggcgctgaattgagaagagagaaaacctaactctcttcgatcttcaaatcaccataacttgagctacggagctccgattgacgagccgtttatggtcacgcgtcgctcttctcatcctctaaaattctatctaagttttgtggtgagtattccattNNNNNNNNNNNNNNNNNNNNNNNNNNNNNNNNNNNNNNNNNNNNNNNNNNNNNNNNNNNNNNNNNNNNNNNNNNNNNNNNNNNNNNNNNNNNNNNNNNNNNNNNNNNNNNNNNNNNNNNNNNNNNNNNNNNNNNNNNNNNNNNNNNNNNNNNNNNNNNNNNNNNNNNNNNNNNNNNNNNNNNNNNNNNNNNNNNNNNNNtaactctctttgatcttcaaatcaccataacttgagctacggagctccgattgacgagccgtttgcggtcacgcgtcgctcttctcatcctctacaattctatctaagttttgtggtgagtattccattcatctctgcccagttttcgaaattccccactgttacacgtttttgggaagttagtgttgaaattttgtgattttgggtgtttaggggtactccaacatggattctaagtgggttctatccctacttcatatgggctgaggtaagaagtgctcaaacccttgtgatttatcatctttatgagccctaggttgatgtatgtatgtgatattggttatgttagtgtatttgatggttttggtgcacgattgggagattggtgttgcttgaggagctttggtgaggcttgggactaaggttggtggagacttctaaagaagaggctcaattgatttggctacaagaggtatggtttaagtttcatttaagtaccgtgtggtgtgatgagaattcctaggctagatgctctaggattaagtttggattgtgtaaatggttggtgctaatatgtatagttggtatgtaatgtgaattaatgattgggttgagaattgtgtggccttgtatgcttggtgtattgaaaatttgatgttttgggtaatgagtattgatttgtggtttatgcttttaaattgtgaaattgggccggaggccgtgaatTTTGGGCCGGATGCCGagaagaggtaaggaaggtaagttgatgtgtgcattgtatgatgacacaagtgattggatgagttttaaataatgaatatatgaatgattgggttggttattgaataataaggtttgaggagttgaagtgtggaatttggtaattttggtgaaattatgtagatgaggtatgtttggttttggttgggaTATATTATATgttcatatatgtgattatgattattgatgccttgatggtatgatgatgcatgagagatatgtatgttgtgatatatgcttgaggaatgattaaggttgatttgtgggtgaaaccacgtgatagtgagtatgatattgattatgtataatgatgaccgattggaaatagtattgttagAAATTGGGATGGGGAAGGATGTgtgacatgttaatgtgtttgtaatttcgCCATTTGtcgaaatgggtaaaaatggttatatggcggttctgtgaatcgtggtaaagtattaatgtatgagttgaggagacTTGATGTTGAtcttggtatattttgattgatttcaaaaagggttaaaaattggcatgttttaattgattttgaaaagagttgaaaatggcttgttttgaagaTGGCatcttgtggttttgtatgaaaaatatggtttttggaaTACTTTGACGGggcataacttggactacggatctctgttttgtaccaaatctgtttagaaatgaaattggatccgggatgtccctgccgttcgaagaacgggtgaaaaatgatttaaaatgaggaagttatgtccgtcggaagattgggggttgaatctgtgaattctgcagcttttaacttagaaaatttttagcagaatgaccctccacgcgtaggcgcgCTTGGCacgtacgcgtcgttcttcgagaaggcaccatccacgcgtgcgcgtggtgtgcgcgtgcacgtcgatgcgctgcacccaatgcccagccattttcccgagagatGTGCCAGAGtttgcccagccattttcccgagagttgtgccagagttgtgccagttttgtgcctggggcgcaaatgcacccacgcgtacgcgtggctgacgcttacgcgtcgtttggctgtgtttcaatccgcgcgtccgcgtgtatgacgcatacacgtcgatgagctttgtgggcatccacgcgtgcgcgtggagtacgcgtacgcgtggccctgttttcatcctNNNNNNNNNNNNNNNNNNNNNNNNNNNNNNNNNNNNNNNNNNNNNNNNNNNNNNNNNNNNNNNNNNNNNNNNNNNNNNNNNNNNNNNNNNNNNNNNNNNNNNNNNNNNNNNNNNNNNNNNNNNNNNNNNNNNNNNNNNNNNNNNNNNNNNNNNNNNNNNNNNNNNNNNNNNNNNNNNNNNNNNNNNNNNNNNNNNNtgatcaacgatgattatatgagatatggaggatgacggtaggagtaccgtgtatgccatgagccgaagggctatatctattgataaatggctggttcttgattgaaccatgagccggatggctgagttattgccgggtcacggcaaagccattattgattatggctgagtataaatgcatatatgattaatgaatgaatgtgttgaatggataataatggaaaatgtcgaaatgtgatgtgtaactccgggtagtaggcagtggcgttgtccacttgctccgggtatgagacggaaaaggatgtttatgataaatgagttaattatggagttttgaatgaatgtaactctgatacctgggcagtagcaagggttgtggttcgtcccgcttgctccgggttaatgcttgagatttgataacaatgaggattgataatatgaattgagattgaatgaatatatgtttaagatacctgggcagtagcaagggttgtggttcgtcctgcttgctccgggttaatggttaagatacctgggcagtagcaagggttgtggttcgtcccacttgctccaggtcagagattgtgacgcctgggtagtagcagcagtaatggtgaatccactcgctccaggttgagcttttaaacacccacctgggtagtagccgcagtagtggttgttccactggctcNNNNNNNNNNNNNNNNNNNNNNNNNNNNNNNNNNNNNNNNNNNNNNNNNNNNNNNNNNNNNNNNNNNNNNNNNNNNNNNNNNNNNNNNNNNNNNNNNNNNNNNNNNNNNNNNNNNNNNNNNNNNNNNNNNNNNNNNgctatataaccgacagatgatatcatcagccatagggcaggcatacatcatttgcatatgtttgaattgtttgggtttgcctatttgttttggatttctacatcatatatgctatgctacctgattatgtgctacttgttctacttgtaccttacttgtgtattacttgtctgtattacttgtgtttgtacaactgagagatccctcatgttgGTGTCGCTGGATGTTGAgggttgttcttgatgagatgaattgatgatgcgatagcatgatgatgatgatttttggaatgagataatttgagccccctgggtagacgcaatgatgtgatttcactagctccaggcgagggtatgatgtattgatatagagttgctgagacagaacaactggtgatggttttgcttatgattctgagacTGATTCGTGTAAgaatcagcgagttgggaaacatgtggaactgtggttcgtctgagagacggcgaatatctttattttctctactttgtgttttgcttagaatctctccacctttgttttgaaaagattatattatttgttgaactcttttggaacttgcctatagaggctcttatgtttcctttgggagagattaggatgtactgttgtcagttactttcatactgtaccctagccggcctaaacttcgcgggtcgcgactagtggctatttacttatgttatatatatctatctgttatctatctcttaatctcctttatgccttgtccatatatcgctttcggcttcacgttttatcttttcgttgtcgaaacgtgagtgatacgtcttcgcgattttatttctactcttttcaggcttctcgattaatactcctttcgaaattacctatgtttatatattaaaaaatccacctgagagttgtaccaccgtaatatcattgacttatgactcgagcataaggatttgaatattagggtgttacaaataaaattagtgcaggaacccaattaaaaagaaaaaagtataggaatctaattgaaaatttcacgaAACTATAGAGactaatagagtaattaaaccttattattattatgcttAAGTCTCTAGGAAAAAATTGTTATCATGATTAGTATAGTGGATTTGTTATCACTAAGATTTGTGATCCAACTTGCGTCGGAATAACCTTCTAAAACTGCGGGATAATCACTCTAATGTAATCCCAAGTTTATGGTTTC harbors:
- the LOC107470559 gene encoding BTB/POZ domain-containing protein NPY1-like, which translates into the protein MHSTFLVHKPTTTFNWQIGNATPTRHATILLVSPFLKNMKFMKLGSKPDSLEARGHSTRYVSSELATDVTINVGEVKFYLHKFPLLSKSKRLQKLMSKASEEDSDDIYLDDFPGGPKAFEICAKFCYEMTVTLNAYNVVAARCAAEYLEMTEDIDLGNLVFKIEVFLNSGIFCCWKDSIIVLQTCNSFLPWSEDLEIIERCIGSITSKIAVDPASVFWSYTYNRKLTERKKLVEHKMMFLDHIESVPKDWWVEDICELDIDLYKRVMICVKSNGRTDSIVIAEALKVYAMRWLPDSIDALTWEEHASRNKSLVETVICLLPCDNGIGCSCSFLLKLLKFAILVGANESAREELMKKISSKLHEACVKDLLIPAKSPQITTYDVDLVQGLLNQYLIHEQGRCNMEVIEEKDNGKDLYISSDKSILNIGKLVDGYLGEIAHEPNLGLSSFVNLSQSVPDCARSSHDGLYRAIDIYLKKHPDLTKAERKKLCRLMDVKKLTANASMHAAQNDRLPLRVIVQVLFFEQVRATARIQAIHDPLRVGGGEKRGINRCQSLKVPMMKEEGKLSKKNSKNSRSGMQLLRSGSRRIIDKLWIVGKGQQENNRSSETSGSLENNSPTMSSALRHQRHSIS